One region of Oceanipulchritudo coccoides genomic DNA includes:
- a CDS encoding beta-mannosidase, with the protein MYKQIDLSSDWRIFPLDLDHGLLGNAGRAYQCGYSPSDCVTANVPVTAPTAWLQDKRIEDPYVGMNSRDILWMEKKEWWYLKDFDLPRTDGCYRLTFEGVNYRAEAWLNDVQIAVWEGSFLRKSIDLDPDLIKASGNRLAIRVRTQERAWEDGTQPDPRGFQNSSAHIRTQRPTPQYAYGWNWSPHLIAVGIWRPVILEWMESARFADTRVHAELPSDLKTGSIRFTGSIENLGKGTKALAVEVSIRHPNGTTTQALEEISGSEVDLQLEIPDPELWYPNGFGDQPLYNFEARLITKDGTTCDERHRRLGFRHIEFVPNPNDVEVQAESGQSNRMWSIVGKPYPWTLKVNGLRIFSKGTNWCPVDNLYRNRDKHVTRLLELARDAHYVFIRVWGGGLTESDHFYDCCDEMGLLCLQEFWFACGSAPAMDYRVFLENAESELIRLRERTSIALWGGGNEFNPDNHENRPIIDLIGKLVDQVDGTREFRRGSPYKGDRHGGLVSTPHYTTNKYRDLLPGRKRLVLLRSECAVGRSPTRPDNIRKFVPGDKLWPIDWEVYQNHHAQRPEWEMVSKPFGPAETWEQALLHASVFHCMDSRMNMEFARASKYESSGCWTWQLNASWPSFHREHVDWYGAPKPVYYWYKNACKPVITLADFERFVYHPGEQLNPEIIAVNDTHTPVQVDVTIRIFSLDGRELHSQLHSALVSPDDRHSFGKLDFSIPSELACKALYLSLKTVIDGSPVHRNTYYIAVSPDTRQANAMELGTHLKLQYMGKSSVVNAPHYYTLAEIVDEPTEHDKEQKQAAADELDGIYSRDFDVPQNLNGKELEIYLPGLSADDVVLLNGTQIGKGLIDLESEWNYEADPLRWPNLPRRHYPVPGSLLKPTGNSLEIQLSGRRIASATDKRFGLTMMIYLREATPADLQKELTDYNRRMEFFRPIVEGPRASLSAEIQPEDQNGSRSVRISNAGPASAAFLVLDLTNEGSARFTFEEGAPAALDPDETVTVALKIEGSVSPDAALSVRCLNAETLIVPLA; encoded by the coding sequence ATGTACAAACAAATTGACCTCTCCTCCGACTGGAGAATTTTTCCCCTCGACCTGGACCATGGCCTGCTCGGAAACGCTGGCCGCGCTTATCAATGTGGTTACTCGCCTTCCGACTGCGTCACGGCCAATGTTCCCGTAACCGCTCCAACAGCATGGCTTCAGGACAAACGCATTGAGGATCCCTATGTGGGCATGAACAGCCGTGACATTCTCTGGATGGAGAAAAAGGAGTGGTGGTACCTGAAAGATTTTGATCTTCCGCGTACCGACGGTTGCTACCGCCTCACTTTTGAAGGGGTGAATTACCGGGCCGAAGCCTGGTTGAATGATGTCCAGATTGCCGTCTGGGAAGGCAGCTTCCTCCGCAAATCAATCGATCTTGACCCGGACTTGATCAAGGCATCCGGAAATCGTCTCGCCATCCGGGTTCGCACGCAGGAGCGTGCATGGGAGGATGGCACCCAGCCCGATCCGAGAGGATTCCAGAACAGTTCAGCCCATATCCGTACACAACGTCCAACCCCGCAATATGCTTATGGATGGAATTGGTCCCCTCACCTCATTGCCGTTGGAATCTGGCGCCCGGTTATTCTCGAATGGATGGAGTCAGCACGCTTCGCGGACACGCGCGTGCATGCCGAACTTCCCAGTGACTTAAAGACAGGCAGCATCCGGTTTACCGGTTCTATCGAAAACCTGGGCAAAGGAACCAAAGCACTGGCGGTCGAGGTCTCCATCCGCCATCCCAATGGCACAACAACGCAGGCACTGGAGGAAATTTCTGGAAGCGAAGTGGACTTGCAACTGGAAATCCCGGATCCGGAACTCTGGTATCCGAACGGCTTTGGTGACCAACCGCTCTACAATTTTGAAGCCCGCCTTATCACAAAGGACGGCACAACCTGCGACGAGCGCCACCGAAGGCTGGGATTCCGCCACATCGAGTTTGTCCCCAATCCCAATGACGTCGAAGTCCAGGCTGAGAGTGGCCAGTCCAACCGCATGTGGTCGATTGTTGGCAAGCCCTATCCCTGGACACTGAAAGTGAACGGTCTTCGGATTTTTTCCAAAGGAACCAACTGGTGTCCGGTCGACAACCTTTACCGAAACCGTGACAAGCATGTGACCCGTCTACTTGAGCTCGCGCGGGACGCACATTATGTGTTCATTCGCGTTTGGGGTGGCGGCCTGACTGAGTCTGATCACTTCTACGACTGCTGCGATGAGATGGGGTTGCTCTGCCTGCAGGAATTCTGGTTTGCCTGCGGGTCCGCACCCGCAATGGATTACCGCGTATTTCTCGAAAACGCGGAAAGCGAGTTGATCCGCCTCCGTGAACGCACCTCGATCGCCCTGTGGGGCGGGGGGAACGAATTCAATCCGGACAATCACGAGAATCGCCCGATTATTGATCTTATCGGCAAGCTTGTCGACCAGGTTGACGGAACCCGGGAATTCCGACGCGGCTCACCCTACAAGGGAGACAGGCATGGGGGTCTTGTATCGACACCTCACTACACGACGAACAAGTATCGTGATCTCCTTCCGGGTCGCAAACGTCTGGTTCTTTTGCGCAGCGAATGCGCCGTGGGGCGCTCCCCGACCCGTCCGGACAATATCCGCAAATTCGTGCCGGGGGACAAGCTGTGGCCGATCGACTGGGAAGTCTATCAGAACCACCACGCACAACGACCGGAATGGGAAATGGTTTCAAAGCCCTTCGGACCTGCGGAAACCTGGGAACAAGCCCTTTTGCACGCGTCCGTTTTCCACTGCATGGACAGCCGGATGAACATGGAGTTTGCCCGTGCCAGCAAATACGAGAGCTCCGGCTGCTGGACTTGGCAGCTAAACGCCTCATGGCCTTCCTTCCACCGCGAACACGTGGATTGGTATGGAGCCCCAAAGCCTGTCTACTACTGGTATAAGAACGCCTGCAAACCGGTCATCACACTGGCTGATTTCGAGCGCTTCGTCTATCATCCCGGAGAGCAGTTGAACCCGGAAATCATTGCCGTCAATGACACCCACACTCCTGTCCAGGTTGACGTGACAATTCGCATTTTTTCGCTGGATGGCCGTGAACTGCACAGCCAATTGCACTCCGCATTGGTTTCACCGGATGACCGCCACTCCTTCGGCAAGTTGGATTTCAGCATACCGTCGGAACTCGCCTGCAAGGCTCTCTATCTTTCCTTGAAGACCGTAATCGATGGCTCCCCTGTGCACCGGAATACCTACTACATAGCCGTTTCTCCCGACACCCGGCAGGCAAACGCGATGGAACTGGGAACTCACCTCAAGTTGCAATACATGGGGAAATCTTCGGTGGTCAACGCACCGCACTACTACACCCTCGCTGAAATTGTCGATGAGCCGACTGAGCATGACAAGGAGCAGAAACAGGCGGCAGCCGATGAGCTGGATGGCATCTACTCCCGGGACTTCGACGTTCCACAAAACCTTAATGGAAAAGAGCTGGAAATTTACCTCCCGGGCCTTTCCGCAGACGATGTCGTCTTACTGAACGGGACACAAATCGGCAAAGGACTGATCGACCTCGAGAGCGAATGGAATTACGAGGCTGATCCCCTGCGCTGGCCCAACCTCCCGCGCCGCCACTATCCTGTTCCTGGTTCCCTGCTTAAGCCAACAGGCAATAGCCTGGAAATACAGCTCAGTGGTCGCCGCATCGCTTCCGCAACCGACAAGCGCTTCGGACTCACCATGATGATCTACTTGCGCGAAGCCACTCCAGCCGATCTGCAGAAGGAGTTGACCGATTACAACCGGCGCATGGAATTTTTCCGCCCGATTGTCGAAGGACCACGTGCATCGCTCAGTGCGGAGATTCAGCCAGAAGACCAGAACGGTTCCAGATCAGTCCGTATCTCCAATGCCGGACCTGCAAGCGCCGCTTTCCTCGTACTGGACCTGACAAACGAGGGCTCGGCCCGGTTCACGTTTGAGGAGGGTGCGCCCGCCGCACTCGACCCGGATGAGACCGTCACTGTGGCTTTGAAAATCGAAGGTTCCGTATCACCCGATGCCGCTCTCTCCGTTCGCTGCCTCAACGCAGAAACCCTAATCGTTCCACTCGCCTGA
- a CDS encoding RbsD/FucU family protein: MLKTIITHPQILEALGQSGHFAQVVIADGNFPFKAMGGPNASTVYLNFRPGLLDAEQVLDGLLEMVNIQGAIVMQPPAGIEPDIHLRYREKLGTQVEWKTMERWAFYDQIKSPQTTLLIATGEQRRFANLILTVGVVKLPEESGF, translated from the coding sequence ATGTTGAAGACAATTATTACTCATCCCCAGATCCTCGAGGCCCTTGGCCAAAGCGGCCACTTTGCACAGGTTGTCATCGCTGACGGCAATTTCCCTTTCAAGGCAATGGGCGGTCCAAATGCGAGCACTGTTTACCTGAATTTCCGCCCGGGACTACTCGACGCGGAACAGGTCCTTGATGGCCTGCTTGAAATGGTCAACATCCAGGGTGCTATCGTCATGCAACCGCCAGCGGGTATCGAGCCTGATATCCACCTCAGATACCGGGAAAAACTGGGGACCCAAGTCGAGTGGAAAACCATGGAGCGATGGGCCTTTTATGACCAGATCAAGTCCCCTCAAACCACGCTTCTAATTGCCACCGGTGAACAGCGTCGATTCGCAAACCTTATCCTTACCGTGGGGGTCGTCAAACTCCCTGAAGAAAGCGGTTTCTGA
- a CDS encoding energy transducer TonB encodes MKKLPYILLTLLVTQVLAPPLPAGSEGYHPPVAETFPDLLMPVNLRHLNIRNPSVTAIVRIGTDGEILDHVVISASHAQLIGPAERALKFARFQPAHDETGTLVADLNLEVHFRDPGREIAGTIAMSVTDHIDENIQGLAHTQPAMQMSLPDELDKPLSVSGDGEILVPVDADDQPVKGRAVIELYVDAQGIPRLPKILVSDHPAITKAALHRIEGLRFEPPTRNGLPTVVKARLPFNFD; translated from the coding sequence ATGAAGAAGTTACCATACATATTGTTGACCCTTTTGGTAACCCAGGTTCTGGCGCCACCTTTACCCGCAGGCAGTGAAGGCTATCACCCGCCTGTGGCTGAGACCTTTCCAGATCTTCTTATGCCGGTTAATTTACGCCATCTCAACATACGCAATCCTTCCGTGACGGCGATCGTCCGGATTGGAACTGATGGCGAAATCCTGGATCATGTTGTTATCAGCGCTAGCCATGCGCAGCTTATTGGACCAGCCGAACGGGCTCTCAAGTTCGCTCGGTTTCAACCAGCCCACGATGAAACCGGCACACTTGTTGCCGACTTGAATCTGGAGGTACATTTCCGCGACCCTGGCCGGGAAATTGCCGGAACAATAGCCATGTCGGTTACAGATCACATCGATGAAAATATCCAAGGTCTGGCGCACACCCAGCCAGCGATGCAAATGAGCCTTCCTGATGAGCTCGACAAACCGCTTTCAGTGTCCGGGGACGGTGAGATCCTGGTGCCCGTGGACGCCGATGACCAACCCGTCAAGGGACGAGCTGTGATTGAGCTTTACGTCGATGCCCAGGGAATTCCGCGCCTCCCCAAAATTCTTGTCAGTGATCATCCGGCGATTACGAAGGCGGCTCTGCACCGGATCGAGGGTCTGCGATTTGAACCGCCAACCCGGAACGGTTTGCCAACCGTGGTAAAGGCCCGTCTTCCATTCAACTTTGATTAA
- a CDS encoding chondroitinase-B domain-containing protein codes for MKKHFLRLLSYGVLVIPCTYAMGADYVVSSEADFSALPTTLQAGDTVRIQAGTYTDIQRTLKGTGTAGSPISVYAEPLGGAVFEGLTRFTLDGSHIILAGLVFDGNGGPVSSNGVVQLAKASDSCRVTNCQFKDFNAGPASSYWLFAYGFNHRIDHCSFEGKTTENVTVNFKPDSSEGGASVTRNHRFDHNYMGPRTVIGTNGYEGIRISDSSRQVYRMEVTVEHNLFFQTIKNLSADEMEVISNKSAGNIFRYNTFMDNDGQLTLRHGDECIVEGNFFFGSGTGRDSGVRVIGQDHVVRNNYFEGIQGTGLRSTVVVMAGDNDWPASDDSNGYEAADRAVIANNTFVDCKRPINIGEDKSDGVVPDDVRILNNVVQNSGISGIVFDLQYATSLMEFGGNLVYDIGGNYGTTGLSGVTYGVFPDLVPDVGLGYSIPSGTSPCLDSGLVDPLIFNDIRGLPRTDGNPDIGAYEVGAAGTPIGAPLARAEVGPAYYGGPSGSYSPPGSIPEILTASFPEAPLNGAYSVSVVSIGGDAPLSYSVSVGSLPVGLTLDSVSGTISGTATAPGVFPFSLRVSDNDGDFSDKPFSITVQTQETLIVDETFADEERATQDLSNNSMAWYSSSGTSNVIDPSAGVPELTQLTGNSGRGLLAFFADSGSPVSLAAGETLLIRFEIRFFAGTTVLVFDGTENDFRMGTWDSHGNRDTTMMDNFKGTSTSSPNPDFVDYTGYMFSGGLDSARNISLRKKIVPSDPILIGSTSVYTSLGSTSNSEHTTISDGVIYTGSLSLANTGSDLTLTYSLDQGSINYALLTRTDSTSPNLTFDTVAFHLNSRVADGFTLDRVEVHKLSSVNLSQELISGEILSGGDMKVVVPSQSGARYHLQVSTDLSSTSWGTVSSLDGTGADLEFTTSGPTSPGEKLFYRVVAIVNP; via the coding sequence GTGAAGAAACATTTCCTTCGCTTGCTAAGCTATGGTGTTTTGGTGATTCCCTGCACGTATGCCATGGGTGCCGACTATGTGGTATCGAGTGAAGCTGATTTCTCAGCCTTGCCGACGACCTTGCAAGCTGGAGACACCGTCAGGATTCAAGCCGGGACTTACACGGATATCCAACGGACTCTCAAGGGAACTGGCACCGCGGGGAGTCCCATAAGCGTGTATGCCGAGCCGCTGGGCGGAGCCGTATTCGAGGGATTGACTCGGTTCACCCTTGATGGATCACACATCATTCTGGCTGGGCTTGTTTTTGATGGCAACGGCGGGCCTGTATCCAGTAACGGAGTTGTCCAGCTTGCGAAGGCATCGGATTCCTGCCGTGTGACAAACTGCCAATTCAAGGACTTCAATGCAGGCCCGGCATCTTCGTATTGGCTTTTTGCCTACGGGTTCAACCACCGGATTGACCACTGCAGTTTCGAGGGAAAAACAACCGAGAATGTGACGGTCAATTTCAAGCCAGACAGTTCGGAGGGTGGGGCATCGGTCACCCGGAACCATCGGTTTGACCACAATTACATGGGTCCACGGACCGTCATTGGAACAAACGGCTACGAGGGTATCCGGATCAGCGACAGCAGCAGGCAAGTCTACCGGATGGAAGTGACGGTGGAACACAATCTGTTTTTCCAGACGATCAAGAATTTGAGCGCGGACGAAATGGAGGTCATTTCAAACAAGTCAGCGGGGAACATTTTCCGGTACAACACGTTTATGGACAACGATGGACAACTTACCCTGCGGCATGGTGACGAGTGCATCGTGGAGGGGAATTTCTTCTTTGGCAGCGGAACCGGTCGCGACTCGGGTGTACGTGTAATCGGGCAGGATCACGTGGTCAGGAACAATTATTTCGAGGGAATCCAAGGGACTGGGCTGCGTTCAACGGTTGTGGTCATGGCAGGGGACAACGACTGGCCAGCAAGCGATGACAGCAATGGCTACGAGGCGGCAGACCGGGCCGTCATTGCCAACAACACGTTCGTGGATTGTAAGCGCCCGATCAACATAGGAGAAGACAAGTCAGACGGCGTTGTTCCGGATGATGTGCGGATCTTGAACAATGTTGTCCAGAACTCAGGTATATCCGGAATTGTCTTTGATCTCCAATATGCCACATCCCTGATGGAATTTGGTGGTAACCTTGTCTATGACATTGGTGGCAATTACGGGACAACAGGTCTTTCCGGGGTGACTTATGGTGTTTTTCCCGATCTTGTTCCCGACGTTGGACTGGGGTATTCTATTCCTTCCGGAACCAGCCCCTGTCTGGATTCCGGTCTAGTGGATCCACTGATTTTTAATGATATACGGGGCCTTCCACGAACTGACGGCAACCCGGATATCGGGGCGTATGAGGTCGGTGCCGCTGGAACTCCAATTGGAGCGCCTCTGGCCAGGGCTGAAGTGGGACCTGCCTATTATGGAGGCCCATCCGGCAGTTATTCACCTCCGGGTTCAATCCCGGAAATCCTGACAGCTTCGTTTCCGGAGGCACCGCTCAACGGGGCCTACTCCGTGAGCGTTGTCTCCATAGGTGGAGACGCTCCTTTGAGCTATTCCGTCAGCGTTGGTTCCCTGCCCGTCGGGCTTACCCTCGATTCGGTCAGCGGAACCATTTCGGGGACGGCAACTGCGCCCGGTGTCTTTCCGTTTTCCCTGAGGGTTAGCGATAATGACGGGGACTTCTCCGACAAACCATTTAGTATCACAGTCCAGACGCAGGAAACTTTAATAGTTGACGAAACCTTTGCGGACGAAGAGCGGGCAACGCAGGATTTGTCCAATAACTCGATGGCGTGGTATTCCTCATCGGGGACATCGAATGTGATTGATCCGTCAGCCGGCGTACCGGAGCTGACCCAGCTGACTGGGAACAGCGGGCGGGGGCTTCTGGCCTTCTTTGCGGATTCGGGTAGTCCGGTTTCGCTGGCAGCCGGCGAAACTTTGCTCATCCGTTTTGAAATCCGTTTTTTTGCCGGAACCACGGTCTTGGTTTTCGACGGGACGGAGAATGATTTCCGGATGGGGACTTGGGACAGCCATGGCAATCGGGACACTACGATGATGGACAATTTCAAGGGTACCTCTACATCAAGCCCGAACCCCGACTTTGTTGACTATACGGGCTACATGTTTTCGGGCGGTTTAGACTCGGCGCGAAATATTTCCCTCAGGAAAAAGATTGTTCCTTCTGATCCAATTCTGATCGGCTCGACCTCCGTCTACACCTCCCTGGGATCCACTTCCAACAGTGAGCATACCACGATTTCCGATGGTGTGATCTACACGGGAAGCCTGAGCCTTGCAAACACAGGCAGCGACCTGACCCTCACTTACTCATTGGATCAGGGGAGCATCAACTATGCGCTCCTGACGCGAACTGACTCGACCAGTCCCAACCTGACTTTTGACACCGTGGCGTTCCACCTCAACAGCCGTGTTGCGGACGGGTTCACATTGGACCGGGTGGAGGTTCACAAGCTGAGCTCGGTCAACCTTTCCCAGGAATTGATCTCCGGCGAGATCCTTAGCGGAGGGGACATGAAGGTAGTCGTCCCAAGCCAGTCAGGAGCCCGTTATCACCTGCAGGTCTCAACGGATCTTTCCTCAACTTCGTGGGGAACTGTTTCCAGCCTTGACGGCACCGGGGCGGACTTGGAATTCACAACGTCCGGACCGACCTCCCCGGGCGAGAAACTTTTCTACAGGGTTGTAGCAATCGTTAACCCGTAA